The sequence CATCGCTTCGGCCGATGACTCGAGCCTGTCTGCCCCATAGCGGATGAGGGGGTGTGACCTCGAACTCGAGCCGCCGCTGCAGGGCGACCGCCACCTTGCCCTCCGATACCGGCGCCCAGGGCCTGACGAACTCGATTCCCATGACGTCAGCCTAGCGCAGGAATCGATTCTCCTGCAGAGGGACATCGCCCTCCTACCCGCCCAGCATCACCCGGTCGCTCTCGCGCGGCACCAGCTCCAGCGGCCAGAGATCCTGGACCAGGCGGCCGTCATACTCCCCGGCGTGGTCCGGCATGGTCGCCAGCAGCGCCTCGGCCAGCCTCACGCCGAGATCGTGCAGCGACAGGCGGAAGCAGGTCAGGGCCGGCGACAGGAAGCGGCTGAACGGGCTGTCGATCATGCCGCCGATCACCGCGACCTCCCGGCCGGGCCTGAGGCCGGCCTCGTTCAGCCGGCGATAGGCGCCGACCACCATGCGCTCGTTGACCACGAACAGCGCGGTGGGCGGCGGCCCGCGCTGCAGCAGCGCGTCGACCAGCCGGTAGCCGCCGGCCTCGGTCATTTCCTCCGCCTGCACCAGCGCCTCGTCGAAGCCGATGCCGTGCCTGGCCAGGGCCTGGCGGTAGCCGTCCAGCAGCACGTGACCCTGCATCAGGTCGTGCCCGGCATTGCCGAGGGCGATGCGGCGGTGGCCGAAGCCGGCCAGCCGGCCGACCGCGGTCTCCGCCGCCTGGCTGAAATCGAGATCGAGCCAGGGATGGCCGCCGCCGGACAGGCTGCGGCCCAGCGCCGCGAAAGGGAATCGGCGCTGGACCAGGAAGTCGAGCCGCGGGTCGATCCGCCGGGTCCAGGGCAGCAGGATGCCGTCGGCCAGGCGCCGCTCCACCACCCGGCGCAGCTGCGCCTCGTGGTCGCCGTCCGGCGTGTTCAGCAGCACGATCAGGTCGAGCCCGTGCCGGGCCAGCACCTCCTGCACCCCGTCGAACAGGCCGATGAAGAACGGCTCGCCATAGGGCTCCGGCCCGCTATAGGCCTGCAGCATGAAGGCGATCGCCCGCGTCGACCCCTGGCGCAGGCTGCGGCCCGACTGGTTCGGCGAATAGCCGAGTTCCGCCGCCGCCTCCAGCACGCGCCGCCGTGTCTCCGGATTGACGTCGCCTCGGCCGTTGAAGGCGCGGGAGACGGTCCCGATCGAGATGTCCAGATGCTTCGCGAGCTCGCGGATTCCCAAGCGATGCCCTCCCTTCCGCGGCGACAGAGTGCAACCGAACGCATCGCCAATGCCAGAACCGGATTGACAGCCCGATATCGCCGACATCAATATCGTAAACGTTTACGGCGACACAATCGAACAATCTGCCGGCAGTCGAGGAGCGAAACCCAAGTGCGAGCTGTGCTTGCCGGATGCGGCGCCATGAGCCGGGCCTGGCTCGAAGCCGCCCGCCAGATCGAGGGGCTGGAGGTCGTCGGCCTGGCCGACCTGGACTCGGAGCGGGCACGGGGCCGCGCCGCCGAGTTCGAGCTGGCTGGCGCCGAGATCGGCACCGACGTCCCGGCCCTGCTGGACCGGCTGCAGCCCGACATCCTGTTCGACGTGGTGGTGCCGGACGCGCGCCGCGACGTGGTGCTGGCCGGCCTGGCCCGCGGCTGCCACGTGCTGAGCGAGAAGCCGATGGCCGACAGCCTGGACGCTGCGCGCGAGCTGGTGGCGGCGGCGAAGGCGGCCGGGCGGGTGCACGCGGTGGTGCAGAACCGGCGCTACCATCCTGGCATCCGCCGGCTGCAGCGGGCGGCATCCGGCGGCCTGATCGGCGACATCACCGGCGTGCATTGCGACTTCTTCGTCGGCCCGCATTTCGGCGGCTTCCGCGAGGAGATGCGGCATGTGCTGCTGCTGGACATGGCGATCCACACGCTGGACGCCGCCCGGCTGGTCGCCGGCCGCCGCCCCCTGGCCGTCTACTGCCACGAGAGCAACCCGGCCGGGTCCTGGTACGCCCACGGCGCCAGCGCCCATGCCATCTTCGAGCTGGAGGGCGGCGCCGTCCTGACCTATCGCGGCAGCTGGTGCGCCGAAGGTCTGCGCACGAGTTGGGAGAGCCAGTGGCGCCTGGCCGGCACCAAGGGCAGCCTGAGCTGGGACGGGGCCGAGGGCTTCCGCGCCGAGGTGGCGACCGACCGGCGCGACGGGCTGTTCTTCGAGCCCGCCACGGTCGAGGTGCCGCCCTTGGTTTCGGCCGACCGCACCGGCGGCCATCTCGGCGTCATCCGCGATTTCGTCGACGCGATCCGCACGGGCACCGAGCCGGAGACGGTCGGCCACCAGAACTTCCACAGCCTCGCCATGGTCTTCGGCGCGATCGAGAGCGCGCGCCAGGGCCGCCGCGTGGCCATCCAGACGATCGAGGAACCATGACCAGCAGCACCAAGCCCGTCCGGGCCAACCACCAGGACATCCGCATCGGCACCATGGTGCGAGCCAATGGCGACGACCCGGCCGGCTATGTCCGCCAGATCATCGCCCACGGCTTCGAGAGCATCGAGCCGTTCTTCTGGCAGACGCTGGGCGGCAAGGACATTCCGCGCCTGGCCGCCGAGATCCGCGAGGCGATCGGCGACAGCGGCGTCACCGTCGGCGCGCTGGGCATCTTCGGCAACCCGCTGGAGGACCAGGCGCAGGACCGCGAGACCTTGGCTGGCTGGGAGGCGCTGATCGACAACGCCCATCTCTTCGGCACCGACATCGTCGCCGGCTTCACCGGCCGGGTGCGCGGCCGGCCGCTGGAGGAGAGCCTGCCGCGATTCAAGGAGGTGTTCGGCCGGCTGGCGAAGCGCGCCGCCGACAAGGGCGTGCGCCTGGCCTTCGAGAACTGCCCGATGGAGGGCAGCTGGAAGACCGGCGACTGGAACATCGCCCACAACCCGGCGGCCTGGGAGCTGATGTTCGACGCCCTGCCGGACGACAATCTCGGCCTGGAATGGGAGCCGTGCCACCAGCTCTACTACCTGATCGACCCGGTGCCGCAGATCCGGCGCTGGGCGCCGAAGATCTTCCACGTCCACGGCAAGGACGCGACCGTGCGCTGGGACGTGGTGAAGGAGCACGGCGTCCACGGCAAGGTCCCCTTCGCCTTCCACCGCACCCCCGGCTTCGGCGACACCGACTGGACCCGGGTGATCACCGAGCTGCGGCTGGGCGGCTTCAGGGGCGCGATCGACATCGAGGGCTGGCACGACCCGGTCTACCGCGACGACCTCGAGATGACCGGCCAGGTGCAGGGCTTGCGCTACCTGCAGCGCTGCCGCGGCGGGGAGTTCGTCGCCAACCCGCAATAGAACAACCAACACAGTGGAGGAAGCTCATGTCCAGGACCCTGCGACTCTTGTTGGGAACCGCCGCCCTTCTCGCCTCCACCCTGGCCCAGGCCGAGCCGGTGACGCTGGAGGTCTGGACCCATGACGACGAGGGCGAGTTCACCTATGTGCTGGCCAGGGAGTTCGCGGCCAAGCACCCCGACATCAAGGTCAACATCAAGCACGTCAACTTCGCCGATGTGGTGAACGACTCGATGCGCGCCTACGCCGCCGGTTCGGCGCCGGACGTGATCGGCATCGACAACCCCGAGACCGCGATGTTCGCGGCGCGCGGCGTGCTGCTGGACCTGACGCCCTATGTCGAGCAGTCGCAGGTGATCAAGGCCGACGCCTTCTATCCCGGCCCGCGCAACTCCTCGACCTGGGACGGCAAGCTCTACGCCATCCCACGCGCCTCCAACACCCTCGCCCTCTATTACAACGCCGACATGTTCAAGGCGGCGGGCCTCGACCCTGACAAGCCGCCGCAGACCTGGGACGAGCTGTACCAGACGGCAAAGAAGCTGACCGACCCGAGCAAGAACGTCTACGGCCTCGCCTTCTCCGCCATCGGCACCGAGGAGGGCACCTTCCAGTTCCTGCCCTTCATCCAGAGTGCCGGCGCCGATTACGACAGCGTCGGGTCGGACGGTGCGGTGCGGGCGCTGGAATTCTGGCAGAAGCTGCTGGACGAGAAGCTGGCCTCGCCCGACACGCTGATCCGCAGCCAGCACGATTCGTCCGGCACCTTCAACGCCGGCAGCGCCGCCATGGTCATCTCCGGCCCCTGGGAGCTGCCGTTCATGGCCAAGGAGGCCAAGTTCGACTATCGCGTCGCGCTGTTCCCGGTGGAGAAGGAGGGCAGCCCGCGCGCCTCCGCCCTCGGCGACTTCAACAACGTGATCTTCAAGACCTCCAAGCACCCGAAGGAGGCGTTCATGCTGCTGGAGTACATCTACTCGCAGAACCACCGGATCTGGAACGAGTTCGGCCTGCTGCCGCCGGTCCAGAACGCCAAGGCCGACTCGCCGCAATGGCCGCAGGCCTATGCCGTGTTCACCGAGCAGATGCAGTACGCCCGGCCGCGCGGCCCGACCCCGGACTGGCCGAAGATCTCGAAGGCGATCCAGACCGCCATCCAGTCGACGCTGACCCACCAGACCGACGCCAAAGCCGCGCTCGCCACCGCCCAGTCGACGATCGACCGCGTGCTGAAGAAGTGAGGACGACCGGACACGATCTGATCATTCAAGCTCCCCCTCCCCTCGCGGGAGGGGGCAGGGGGTGTCGATGACGAGTGCCCAGATCCGCCAATCGATGACCGATCGTTCGGTGAATTCCCGTCCGGTCCTTGCCCGCCTCCCGCTGTTTCGCACCCTGCGGGACGGCAGCGGCTTCGACGTCGCGCTGGTGCTGTGCGCGGTCGGCTACCTGCTGGTCTTCGCCGCCTTCCCGCTGGTCTACACGCTGGTGATGTCGCTGCAGCAGGTCGACATGTTCTCGCTGGCCTCCTTCGACCGGCCTTTCGTCGGGCTGGACAACTACCGCGACGTGTTCACGCGGCCGGAGGCGCTGCAGATCCTGAAGAACACCGTCCTGTTCGTCGTGCTGTCGATCACCTTCCAGCTGAGCATCGGCTTCGGCCTGGCGCTGTTCTTCCAGCAATCATTCCCGGGCGCGACCTATATCCGCGGCGTGTTCCTGGCCGGCTGGATCATGCCGGCGCTGGTGGTCGGCGCGATCTGGAAATGGATCTTCGCCGGCGATTTCGGCGTGCTGAACTACGCCCTGACCAGCCTGGGGCTGACCGGCGGCAAGATCTTCTGGTTGTCGGACCCGGACGTCGCCCTGTTCGCCGTGATCATCGCCAACATCTGGCTGGGCATCCCGTTCAACATGATCCTGCTGTCGGTCGGCCTCGCGGCGATCCCGCGCGACCTGTACGAGGCGGCGCAGATCGACGGCGCCCGGGCGGGCCGGCGCTTCTTCTACATCACCCTGCCGATGATGCGGTCGACGCTGGGCGCCGTCATCGCGCTCGGCATCATCTTCACGCTGCAGCAGTTCGACCTGATCGCGGCCCTGACCAAGGGCGGCCCGGCCAATGCGTCGAACGTCGCGCAGTACTGGTCCTGGCAGATGTCGTTCGAGACCTACGAGATCTCGGCCGGCAGCGTCGTCGCCGTGCTGATGATCGCGCTGGTGATCCTGGTCGCGGCGCTCTATGTCCGCTCGACCGAACGGGAGCACGCGGCATGAGGACGGGATCGATCAAACCCTTCGTCCTGCTCGGCCTGGCCCTGGTCTTCGCCGCGATCTACCTGTTCCCGCTGTACTGGATGTATGTGACGGCGTTCAAGTCCGGCGGCGAGATCTTCGCCTTCCCGCCGAGCTTCTGGCCGACCGACCCGCAATGGCAGTTCGGCCGGATCTTCGCCGAGCACGCGATGGACCGGTACCTCTGGAACTCGCTGCTGATCGCGATGGGCACCACGGCGCTGGCGACGCTGATCGGCACCGGCGCCGCCTATGCCCTGTCGCGCCACCGCAATGCCTGGACCGCGGTGGCGCTGTTCCTGGTGCTGATGCTGCAGGTTCTGCCGCCGTCGCTGATGGTGACGCCGATCTTCGTCGCCTTCAGCCAGGTGGGACTGCTGGAGACGCCCCGCGCGGCCGTGGTGCTGGCCCAGACCGCCAAGGTGCTGCCGCTCTACATCGTGCTGTGCCGGTCGACCTTCCTGCAGGTGCCGCGCGAGCTGGAGGATGCGGCGCGGGTGGACGGCGCCTCGCGCATCGGCGCCTTCCTGCGGATCATGATCCCCCTCGCCCGCAACGGCATCCTGGTGGTGTCGGTGCTGATCTTCCTGCAGTCCTTCGGCGAATACGTGTATTCGCGCTCGCTGATCGCGGCGGAAAACCTGCAGACCGCGACGGTCGGCCTGTCCTCCTTCATGGGCCCGAACACCAACGACTGGGGCGGGACCATGACCTATGCCGCGATCTACGTGACCCCGATCCTGGTCGTCTTCGCCCTGCTGCAGCGCCGGATCGTCAGTGGGCTGACGGCCGGGGCGCTGAAGTAACGGCGCGACGGAGTCCGGCCAGCAGGACCAGCGCCCAGATCGCCACCGCCAGCGCCCCGAGCGTGCCGGCGATCGGCCGCTCGAAGAAGGCCAGCAGGTTGCCGTCGGCCTTGATCATCGAGGTGAAGAAGTGGTCCTCGAGCATCGGCCCGAGGATCAGGCCCAGGATCAGCGGCGCCACCGGGAATCCGTTCTCCTCCATCACGAAGCCGATCACGCCGAACACCAGGATCACCAGCACGCCGAGCAGCGAGTTCTCGATCGCGAAGGCGCCGACGATGCAGAACATCAGGATCGTCGGGCTCAGCAGGCTGCGCGGCAGCAGCAGGATCTGCCGTGCCGCCCGGATGGTGGCGAGGCCGAGCGGGATCATCACGATGTTCGCCAGGATGAAGATCAGGAAGATGGCGTACATCTGCGGCGCCTGCTCGATGAACAGGGTCGGCCCCGGATTCAGCCCCTTCAGGTAGAGGACGCCGATGGCGATCGCGGTGATCGAATCCCCGGGAATGCCGAAGACCAGCGCCGGCACCCATGCGCCGGCCAGGGCCGAGTTGTTGGCCGAGCCGCTTTCGATGATGCCCTCGACATGGCCGGTGCCGAACTTCTCCGGCGTCTTCGAGAAGCGCTTGGACACGGCATAGGACATCCAGGCGGCGATGTCGGCCCCCGCGCCCGGCAGGATGCCGACGATGGTGCCGAGCACGCTGCCGCGCAGGAAGCCGAGCGGATATGTCATCAGCAGCTTCACCTGGCCGGCCAGGACGTTGCCCGTGGGCCGGCGCGCCACCTCGACCGGCTGGCGCACGGCCAGGACGGCGCGCATCACCTCGGACACGGCGAACAGGCCGACCATGACATTGATGGCGTTGATACCGCCCATCAGGTCGACGCTGCCGAAGGTGAAGCGCGGCACGCCGGCCGGGTTCTGCAGCCCGATGCAGGAGATGAAGAGGCCGAGCAGCAGCGCCGCGATGCCCTTCGTCACCTGGGCGCCGGAGATGAAGACGGCGCAGGACAGGCCCAGCAGCACCAGCCAGAAATACTCGAAGGAGCTGAAGTTCAGCGCGAAATCGGCCAGGGCCGGCGCCGCCACGATCAGCACCGCCGTGCCGAACAGCCCGCCGAGCGCGGAGAAGAACAGCCCGGCGCCGAGCGCCGTCTCCGCCCGCCCGCTGCGGGTCATGGCGTAGGCTTCGTCGGTATAGGCGGCCGAGGCCGGGGTGCCGGGCATGCGCAGCAGGCAGCCCGGGATGTCGCCGGAGAAGATCGCCATCGCCGTGGCGGTGACGATCGCCGCCACCGCCGGGATAGGCGGCATGAAGAAGGTGACCGGGATCAGCAGCGCCGTCGCCATGGTCGCGGTCAGTCCCGGGATGGCCCCTACCAGCATGCCGTAGACGGCCGACCCGGCGATCACCGCCAGGACATAGGGATCGAGCACGAGCTCGAAAGCCTGCAACAGGTCTGTCATCGCATCACCCCAGGAGCAGGCCGAGCCAGCCCCGGGGCAGCGGCACCCGCAGCCCCTGGGCGAAGCCGAGATAGAGGCCGACGGCCATCACCGCGGCGAATGCCGCCGCGGTCACGAGCCGGGCGCCGAGCGTCGCTGCCAGCGCCAGCAGGAGAACGAAGGCGGTCGGCACGAAGCCGATCTGGTCGGCCGCCAGGATGTAGACGGCCGGCGCCGCAAGGGTCAGGGCCAGGTCGCGCCAGCAGCGCGGCGAGCGCGCCCAGTCGCTGAGGCTGAGCGCCGGGCTGCGCTGGCGCAGCCCGGACAGGATCAGCGGCAGCGCGGTGACCGCCAGCGCCACGCCGATGACGAGCGGGAACGACCCCGCCCCGAAGGCCTGGCCCGGCATGGGCGGATGCCCGGCCGCGGCCCAGGCGATGGCGATGCCGGCCAGCAGCAGGACGGCACCGAAGATCGCGTCGTTGAAGCGCACGGGACGGCTACTGCTTGGCGAGGCCGGTGGCCTTCATCACCTCGCCGAGGGCGTCGTTCGAGGTCTTCATATAGGCCGCGAACTCGCCGCCCAGCGCCACCTTGGTGCCGAAGCCGCGGGACTTCACCATCTCCTGGTACTCGGCGCTCTGGACGATCTTGCCGATGATCTCGGTCAGCTTCTTCGTCACGTCCTCCGGCATGCCCTTGGGCCCGCCGACGCCGCGCCAGGCGCCCATGGTCCAGCCGCTGCCGGTCACGCTCTTCAGCGTCGGCACGTCCGGATAGAGCGAGCTCGGCTCCGCATCCATGATCGCCAGCGCCCTGACCTTGCCGGCGTCGATCAGCGAGCGCGCCTCCGGCAGCGACACCGGGGTCAGGTCGACGCCGCCGGCGACGAGGTCCTGCAGCCCCGGCGCCGCCCCCTGGCTGGGCACCCAGGTCACCGCCGCAGGATCGAGTCCGGCGTCGCGCAGCATGCCGGCCAGAGCCAGGTGCCAGATGCCGCCCTGCCCGGTGCCGGAAGCCTTGAGCTTGCCGGGATTGGCCTTGGCCGCCTCCAGCAGCGCCTTGAGGTCGCCATGCGGAGAGTCGGCCGCCACCTCGATCGCCGCCGGGTCGGCGTTGATCAGCGCCAGCGGCGTGTAGCTCTCCCAGGTCAGGTCGGTCAGGCCCTGCCAGTGCATCATGTTGATCTCGACCGTCAGCGTGCCGATGGTATAGCCGTCGGCCGCGGCGGTCGCGATCGCGGTGTGGCCGACCACGCCGCTGCCGCCGGTGCGGTTCACGACATTGACCGGCTGTCCCAGCTCCTTCTCCAGGAACGAGGCGAGGATGCGGGAGACGGCGTCGGTGCCGCCGCCGGCCGCCCAGGGCACGATGTAGGTGATCGGCCGCTCCGGCCATTCGGCCTGGGCGGCGGGCGCCGCGACGGCGGCCAGCACGACGCCGGCGAGGCCGGCGATCACGGTCTTGAGCATGGTTTCCCCCTTCTGTTTGATGGCTGTCTGGTCCGCCCCGGTCTTGGTGCCGGGTTCAGCATGGCGACGGTCAGTAGCCGCCGCCCTTGGCTCCCTTCCCCGCGCCTTCGCGGTAGGCCCTGTACGCGGCCACCGAATCCGAGGCCGCCTGGCGCAGATAGGGCACATCGCCGCCGCCCGTCACCATCCGGTAGCCGCGGTCGAACAGCTCGGCCCAGGTCGAAGCGCTGCTGGGCACGGTGCCGAGCGGCGTGCCGGTCGGCCGCACCGCGTCCTCGATCTGCTTCACCAGGTCCTGCACCCGCGGGTCGTGCAGCTGCTCCAGCAGGCCGATCGAGCCGCCGAGGTCGTTGACCCCGATGAACACCATGTCGATGCCGTCGACCCGGGCGATCGCCGCGGCCTCCGGCACCGCGTCCTTGGATTCGATCTGGGCCAGCAGCAGCAGGTTGTCGTTGGCCTTGCGCATGTAGTCCGGCTCGAAGCCGTAGGTCGAGGCGCGCACCGCGCCGGCGGCGTAGCCGCGGCGGCCG comes from Inquilinus sp. Marseille-Q2685 and encodes:
- a CDS encoding HpcH/HpaI aldolase/citrate lyase family protein, yielding MFRPNRLKERLRRGDQLFGAWVGSGSPTVAEIMAHAGFDFVILDTEHGPGGIDDTIDLLRAVQASDTPAVVRVPAHDPVWLKRVLDAGADSLMVPMIESAAEAEALVRACRYPPAGRRGYAAGAVRASTYGFEPDYMRKANDNLLLLAQIESKDAVPEAAAIARVDGIDMVFIGVNDLGGSIGLLEQLHDPRVQDLVKQIEDAVRPTGTPLGTVPSSASTWAELFDRGYRMVTGGGDVPYLRQAASDSVAAYRAYREGAGKGAKGGGY
- a CDS encoding carbohydrate ABC transporter permease yields the protein MRTGSIKPFVLLGLALVFAAIYLFPLYWMYVTAFKSGGEIFAFPPSFWPTDPQWQFGRIFAEHAMDRYLWNSLLIAMGTTALATLIGTGAAYALSRHRNAWTAVALFLVLMLQVLPPSLMVTPIFVAFSQVGLLETPRAAVVLAQTAKVLPLYIVLCRSTFLQVPRELEDAARVDGASRIGAFLRIMIPLARNGILVVSVLIFLQSFGEYVYSRSLIAAENLQTATVGLSSFMGPNTNDWGGTMTYAAIYVTPILVVFALLQRRIVSGLTAGALK
- a CDS encoding carbohydrate ABC transporter permease, producing the protein MTSAQIRQSMTDRSVNSRPVLARLPLFRTLRDGSGFDVALVLCAVGYLLVFAAFPLVYTLVMSLQQVDMFSLASFDRPFVGLDNYRDVFTRPEALQILKNTVLFVVLSITFQLSIGFGLALFFQQSFPGATYIRGVFLAGWIMPALVVGAIWKWIFAGDFGVLNYALTSLGLTGGKIFWLSDPDVALFAVIIANIWLGIPFNMILLSVGLAAIPRDLYEAAQIDGARAGRRFFYITLPMMRSTLGAVIALGIIFTLQQFDLIAALTKGGPANASNVAQYWSWQMSFETYEISAGSVVAVLMIALVILVAALYVRSTEREHAA
- a CDS encoding sugar phosphate isomerase/epimerase, which translates into the protein MTSSTKPVRANHQDIRIGTMVRANGDDPAGYVRQIIAHGFESIEPFFWQTLGGKDIPRLAAEIREAIGDSGVTVGALGIFGNPLEDQAQDRETLAGWEALIDNAHLFGTDIVAGFTGRVRGRPLEESLPRFKEVFGRLAKRAADKGVRLAFENCPMEGSWKTGDWNIAHNPAAWELMFDALPDDNLGLEWEPCHQLYYLIDPVPQIRRWAPKIFHVHGKDATVRWDVVKEHGVHGKVPFAFHRTPGFGDTDWTRVITELRLGGFRGAIDIEGWHDPVYRDDLEMTGQVQGLRYLQRCRGGEFVANPQ
- a CDS encoding tripartite tricarboxylate transporter TctB family protein, encoding MRFNDAIFGAVLLLAGIAIAWAAAGHPPMPGQAFGAGSFPLVIGVALAVTALPLILSGLRQRSPALSLSDWARSPRCWRDLALTLAAPAVYILAADQIGFVPTAFVLLLALAATLGARLVTAAAFAAVMAVGLYLGFAQGLRVPLPRGWLGLLLG
- a CDS encoding LacI family DNA-binding transcriptional regulator, encoding MGIRELAKHLDISIGTVSRAFNGRGDVNPETRRRVLEAAAELGYSPNQSGRSLRQGSTRAIAFMLQAYSGPEPYGEPFFIGLFDGVQEVLARHGLDLIVLLNTPDGDHEAQLRRVVERRLADGILLPWTRRIDPRLDFLVQRRFPFAALGRSLSGGGHPWLDLDFSQAAETAVGRLAGFGHRRIALGNAGHDLMQGHVLLDGYRQALARHGIGFDEALVQAEEMTEAGGYRLVDALLQRGPPPTALFVVNERMVVGAYRRLNEAGLRPGREVAVIGGMIDSPFSRFLSPALTCFRLSLHDLGVRLAEALLATMPDHAGEYDGRLVQDLWPLELVPRESDRVMLGG
- a CDS encoding Gfo/Idh/MocA family protein translates to MPSLPRRQSATERIANARTGLTARYRRHQYRKRLRRHNRTICRQSRSETQVRAVLAGCGAMSRAWLEAARQIEGLEVVGLADLDSERARGRAAEFELAGAEIGTDVPALLDRLQPDILFDVVVPDARRDVVLAGLARGCHVLSEKPMADSLDAARELVAAAKAAGRVHAVVQNRRYHPGIRRLQRAASGGLIGDITGVHCDFFVGPHFGGFREEMRHVLLLDMAIHTLDAARLVAGRRPLAVYCHESNPAGSWYAHGASAHAIFELEGGAVLTYRGSWCAEGLRTSWESQWRLAGTKGSLSWDGAEGFRAEVATDRRDGLFFEPATVEVPPLVSADRTGGHLGVIRDFVDAIRTGTEPETVGHQNFHSLAMVFGAIESARQGRRVAIQTIEEP
- a CDS encoding tripartite tricarboxylate transporter permease; the encoded protein is MTDLLQAFELVLDPYVLAVIAGSAVYGMLVGAIPGLTATMATALLIPVTFFMPPIPAVAAIVTATAMAIFSGDIPGCLLRMPGTPASAAYTDEAYAMTRSGRAETALGAGLFFSALGGLFGTAVLIVAAPALADFALNFSSFEYFWLVLLGLSCAVFISGAQVTKGIAALLLGLFISCIGLQNPAGVPRFTFGSVDLMGGINAINVMVGLFAVSEVMRAVLAVRQPVEVARRPTGNVLAGQVKLLMTYPLGFLRGSVLGTIVGILPGAGADIAAWMSYAVSKRFSKTPEKFGTGHVEGIIESGSANNSALAGAWVPALVFGIPGDSITAIAIGVLYLKGLNPGPTLFIEQAPQMYAIFLIFILANIVMIPLGLATIRAARQILLLPRSLLSPTILMFCIVGAFAIENSLLGVLVILVFGVIGFVMEENGFPVAPLILGLILGPMLEDHFFTSMIKADGNLLAFFERPIAGTLGALAVAIWALVLLAGLRRAVTSAPRPSAH
- a CDS encoding sugar ABC transporter substrate-binding protein, which translates into the protein MSRTLRLLLGTAALLASTLAQAEPVTLEVWTHDDEGEFTYVLAREFAAKHPDIKVNIKHVNFADVVNDSMRAYAAGSAPDVIGIDNPETAMFAARGVLLDLTPYVEQSQVIKADAFYPGPRNSSTWDGKLYAIPRASNTLALYYNADMFKAAGLDPDKPPQTWDELYQTAKKLTDPSKNVYGLAFSAIGTEEGTFQFLPFIQSAGADYDSVGSDGAVRALEFWQKLLDEKLASPDTLIRSQHDSSGTFNAGSAAMVISGPWELPFMAKEAKFDYRVALFPVEKEGSPRASALGDFNNVIFKTSKHPKEAFMLLEYIYSQNHRIWNEFGLLPPVQNAKADSPQWPQAYAVFTEQMQYARPRGPTPDWPKISKAIQTAIQSTLTHQTDAKAALATAQSTIDRVLKK
- a CDS encoding tripartite tricarboxylate transporter substrate binding protein translates to MLKTVIAGLAGVVLAAVAAPAAQAEWPERPITYIVPWAAGGGTDAVSRILASFLEKELGQPVNVVNRTGGSGVVGHTAIATAAADGYTIGTLTVEINMMHWQGLTDLTWESYTPLALINADPAAIEVAADSPHGDLKALLEAAKANPGKLKASGTGQGGIWHLALAGMLRDAGLDPAAVTWVPSQGAAPGLQDLVAGGVDLTPVSLPEARSLIDAGKVRALAIMDAEPSSLYPDVPTLKSVTGSGWTMGAWRGVGGPKGMPEDVTKKLTEIIGKIVQSAEYQEMVKSRGFGTKVALGGEFAAYMKTSNDALGEVMKATGLAKQ